The Hevea brasiliensis isolate MT/VB/25A 57/8 chromosome 1, ASM3005281v1, whole genome shotgun sequence genome has a window encoding:
- the LOC110668818 gene encoding probable inactive chitinase-like protein LaCIC, translating to MTNIDMRASAFTVSCLLLASLLLGTSAEQCGRQAGGALCPGGLCCSQFGWCGNTPDYCGATCQSQCGDGDLTSIISRATFNQMLKHRNDGGCPAKGFYTYDAFISAAKAFPTFGTTGDVATRKREIAAFFAQTSHETTGGWGTAPDGPFAWGYCYLREQNPGSYCSPSPTYPCAPGKQYYGRGPIQISWNYNYGQCGRAIGVDLLNNPDLVATDAVISFKTAIWFWMTAQSPKPSCHDVITGRWSPSATDRSAGRVPGYGLVTNIINGGLECGKGWNAKVEDRIGFYKRYCDILGVGYGNNLDCYNQRPFGNGLLDLVDAL from the exons ATGACAAATATAGACATGAGGGCTTCGGCTTTCACAGTTTCTTGTCTGCTGTTGGCGTCCCTTTTgcttggaacttcagctgagcaATGTGGAAGGCAAGCTGGGGGTGCCTTATGCCCAGGAGGCCTATGTTGTAGCCAATTTGGTTGGTGTGGTAACACGCCTGATTACTGTGGTGCCACCTGCCAAAGCCAATGTGGCGATGGAGACCTTACTAGTATCATCTCAAGAGCAACGTTTAATCAGATGCTCAAACATAGAAATGATGGTGGTTGCCCTGCCAAGGGATTTTACACCTATGACGCTTTTATCTCAGCAGCCAAAGCTTTTCCTACCTTCGGCACCACTGGGGATGTTGCGACACGTAAAAGGGAGATTGCTGCCTTCTTTGCCCAGACATCTCATGAAACGACAG GAGGGTGGGGAACTGCACCAGATGGACCATTTGCTTGGGGATATTGCTATCTGAGGGAACAAAATCCAGGGTCTTACTGTTCTCCAAGTCCCACTTATCCTTGTGCTCCTGGCAAACAATATTACGGTAGAGGTCCTATCCAAATTTCATG GAATTACAATTATGGGCAGTGTGGGAGAGCCATAGGCGTAGACCTATTGAACAATCCAGACCTTGTGGCAACAGATGCAGTCATTTCTTTTAAGACAGCAATATGGTTCTGGATGACTGCACAATCTCCAAAGCCCTCTTGCCACGATGTCATCACCGGCCGATGGTCGCCCTCTGCTACTGATAGGTCAGCCGGAAGAGTTCCAGGTTATGGTTTGGTAACAAACATCATCAATGGTGGTCTTGAATGTGGTAAGGGTTGGAATGCTAAAGTTGAAGATCGCATTGGGTTCTATAAGAGATACTGTGATATACTTGGAGTTGGCTATGGTAACAATCTTGACTGCTACAACCAAAGACCGTTTGGAAATGGGCTTTTGGACTTGGTAGATGCTCTATAA